In Podospora pseudoanserina strain CBS 124.78 chromosome 5, whole genome shotgun sequence, a single window of DNA contains:
- the MAN26A gene encoding Mannan endo-1,4-beta-mannosidase man26A (CAZy:GH26; EggNog:ENOG503NZCM; COG:G; CAZy:CBM35), translating to MVKLLDIGLFALALASSAVAKPCKPRDGPVTYEAEDAILTGTTVDTAQAGYTGRGYVTGFDEGSDKITFQISSATTKLYDLSIRYAAIYGDKRTNVVLNNGAVSEVFFPAGDSFTSVAAGQVLLNAGQNTIDIVNNWGWYLIDSITLTPSAPRPPHDINPNLNNPNADTNAKKLYSYLRSVYGNKIISGQQELHHAEWIRQQTGKTPALVAVDLMDYSPSRVERGTTSHAVEDAIAHHNAGGIVSVLWHWNAPVGLYDTEENKWWSGFYTRATDFDIAATLANPQGANYTLLIRDIDAIAVQLKRLEAAGVPVLWRPLHEAEGGWFWWGAKGPEPAKQLWDILYERLTVHHGLDNLIWVWNSILEDWYPGDDTVDILSADVYAQGNGPMSTQYNELIALGRDKKMIAAAEVGAAPLPGLLQAYQANWLWFAVWGDDFINNPSWNTVAVLNEIYNSDYVLTLDEIQGWRN from the exons ATGgtcaagctcctcgacatcgGGCTCTTCGCCCTGGCCCTGGCCAGCAGCGCTGTTGCGAAGCCTTGCAAGCCTCGTGATGGCCCCGTGACCTACGAGGCCGAAGATGCCATCCTCACAGGCACCACCGTCGACACTGCTCAGGCAGGCTATACCGGCCGTGGCTACGTCACCGGCTTCGACGAGGGCTCCGACAAGATCACCTTCCAGATCAGCTCCGCCACCACTAAGCTCTACGACCTCTCCATCCGGTACGCCGCCATCTACGGTGACAAGCGCACCAACGTCGTCCTCAACAACGGTGCCGTCAGCGAggtcttcttccccgccgGTGACTCTTTTACTTCTGTCGCCGCCGGCCAGGTCCTCCTCAACGCCGGACAAAACACCATCGACATCGTCAACAACTGGGGATGGTACCTCATCgactccatcaccctcaccccctccgcccctcgccccccccacgacatcaaccccaacctcaacaaccccaacgccgACACCAACGCCAAGAAGCTCTACTCCTACCTCCGCTCCGTCTACGGCAACAAGATCATCTCTGGCCAGCAGGAGCTCCACCACGCCGAGTGGATCAGACAGCAAACCGGCAAGACTCCCGCGCTGGTGGCTGTCGATCTGATGGATTACTCTCCCTCCCGCGTCGAGCGTGGCACCACCAGCCATGCCGTCGAGGACGCCATCGCCCACCACAACGCAGGCGGTATCGTTTCTGTCCTCTGGCACTGGAACGCTCCCGTCGGTCTGTATGACACCGAAGAGAACAAGTGGTGGTCCGGCTTCTACACTCGGGCTACCGACTTTGACATTGCCGCCACGTTGGCCAACCCCCAGGGTGCGAACTACACTCTTCTCATCAGGGACATTGACGCGATTGCTGTCCAGCTCAAGAGGCTGGAGGCTGCTGGTGTTCCGGTCTTGTGGAGACCTCTTCACGAGGCGGAGGGTGGTTGGTTCTGGTGGGGAGCCAAGGGGCCGGAGCCGGCGAAGCAGCTTTGGGATATCTTGTATGAGCGTCTGACGGTGCACCATGGTTTGGATAATTTGATTTGGGTGTGGAATTCGATTTTGGAGGATTGGTATCCGGGTGATGATACGGTTGATATCTTGTCGGCGGATGTGTATGCGCAGGGTAATGGG CCCATGTCGACTCAGTACAACGAGTTGATCGCCCTCGGCAGGGACAAGAAGATGATTGCTGCTGCAGAGGTTGGCGCTGCCCCTTTGCCCGGCTTGTTGCAGGCTTACCAGGCCAACTGGCTGTGGTTTGCTGTTTGGGGTGATGACTttatcaacaaccccagctGGAACACGGTTGCTGTTCTCAACGAGATCTACAACAGCGACTATGTGTTGACGCTGGATGAGATTCAGGGGTGGAGGAATTAG
- a CDS encoding hypothetical protein (EggNog:ENOG503NXW2; COG:Q) — protein METLKPFLAPPLNLPTTTLVPLALLFLLTTFIIIPTLIQYHRLSHIPGPLLNSLTSLVYARRTLKPGSAQYVYDLCRQYGPLVRVTPNIVVFSDAATFRYVCSHKAKYTKGLWFEFSRWDLKRWSCIAMRDNESRKERKNKLIPAWSGAGLAAMEKRVDRQVGAFIDLVERKYVSGGSDTKPMEFGHRAQFFTLDVATSVTFGRPFGFLDRDGDVNRYLEITEVMLPMFGVLGALPQLVYAMHTWPLRKMMPGAGDKVGFGVLMRFAEEEVRKRVEGGAEEKGERDLIRSYLDNGIEAEDVVQECITLVVAGSETTSVVLRMTLLALLTTPEAYRKLQAEIDAFFKESDSEEVISYTDTKELKYLWAVIHETMRIWPNGAGLSFSKQVPDTGDTIHGYYLPKGTEIAQCMLGITRDKALFSPDVDIWRPERWLEATPEQHDEMWAAVELGFSTGKYICLGKQVGLMELGKWFTEIFRRYDIAPVNKASPLKLVDGVTWLSSDFWIRLTRRDKQL, from the exons ATGGAGACTCTCAAGCCCTTCCTCgccccccctctcaacctccccacaacaaccctcgtccccctcgctcttctcttcctgctcaccacattcatcatcatccccactCTCATCCAATACCACCGCCTCTCTCACATCCCcggccccctcctcaactccctcacgTCTTTGGTGTACGCCCGGCGCACCCTCAAACCCGGTTCGGCTCAGTACGTCTATGACCTCTGCAGGCAATACGGCCCCCTGGTGCGCGTAACCCCCAACATTGTGGTGTTCTCCGACGCGGCCACATTCCGCTATGTGTGCTCCCACAAGGCAAAATACACAAAAGGGCTCTGGTTCGAGTTCTCCCGTTGGGATCTCAAAAGGTGGTCGTGCATCGCCATGCGAGACAATGAAtcaagaaaagagagaaaaaacaaGCTCATTCCTGCT TGGTCCGGTGCTGGGTTAGCAGCGATGGAAAAGAGAGTCGATCGACAAGTCGGGGCTTTTATCGACTTGGTTGAGCGGAAGTATGTCTCGGGTGGTTCCGACACAAAACCAATGGAGTTTGGACACCGGGCGCAGTTTTTTACTCTGGATGTTGCCACGTCTGTGACGTTTGGACGGCCGTTTGGGTTTTTGGATAGGGACGGGGATGTGAACCGGTATTTGGAGATTACGGAGGTCATGCTGCCGAtgtttggggttttgggggcgCTGCCGCAGTTGGTGTATGCGATGCATACTTGGCctttgaggaagatgatgccgggggcgggggataaggtgggttttggggttttgaTGAG gtttgcggaggaggaggtgaggaagcgggttgagggcggtgcggaagaaaagggagagagggaTTTGATAAGGAGTTATTTGGACAATGGTATTGAggcggaggatgtggtgCAGGAGTGTATCACGCTTGT TGTTGCTGGGTCTGAGACGACGTCCGTTGTCCTCCGCATGACGCTTCTTGCCCTGCTGACCACACCTGAAGCCTACCGTAAACTCCAGGCCGAGATCGACGCCTTCTTCAAGGAATCTGACTCTGAAGAAGTCATCAGCTACACCGACACCAAGGAGCTCAAGTATCTATGGGCAGTCATCCACGAGACGATGCGCATCTGGCCCAATGGTGCTGGGCTGAGCTTCAGTAAGCAAGTGCCTGATACGGGGGATACCATTCACGGCTATTATCTTCCCAAGGG AACCGAGATCGCACAATGCATGTTAGGGATCACCAGAGACAAAGCCTTATTCAGCCCAGATGTTGACATCTGGCGGCCTGAGCGTTGGTTAGAGGCAACTCCAGAACAACACGACGAGATGTGGGCAGCCGTGGAACTAGGCTTCAGCACAGGAAAGTATATCTGTCTGGGGAAACAGGTTGGGTTGATGGAACTTGGAAAGTGGTTCACCGAG ATCTTCCGACGCTACGATATTGCCCCTGTCAACAAAGCCTCACCGCTCaagttggtggatggggttACTTGGTTGTCATCAGACTTCTGGATTAGACTCACGAGAAGAGATAAGCAACTGTAA
- a CDS encoding hypothetical protein (COG:P; EggNog:ENOG503NYZR) produces the protein MPTSVQDYQPAMTSGTTAVANLGLITSRPTGRQGSISDPESAMSTITDQCAPPTPPPPRSRTPPPPPPPRRRTSVTVSMVHGNSVDELGAEPRLAVLHRIPTYLQPPLPWRERLLHFTFAWYTVTMSTSGIAMVIALTPHRFTGLGTIGLIIFLLDLLAFLFITVMIILRLVMYQHTFRRAFTRPHEALFISTLWLSICAMLLNIDEYGRIFLTPAAYVRLAPFMRVAFWTYLAVTFLFSVLQYHLLFTVKEERRLSIDAMTPAWILPIFPVMLAGSLAGSLAKSQPAIQALEMISAGLAAQGLGILVSMFYYSTYLSRLMAFGLPVQRPGMFIAVGPPSFTCSALVAMAGEVPRILVGLPAMEVIAFSGGNPGVNIQTLGAGIRLLAMTTAVFLWGLSFWFFASATTAVVAGMPDRKFHLSWWSFVFPNVGFTLACIRMGRVLESAGMLWFSTVMTVLLVVAWGFIGFRCAVAVHKREIVWPGHDEDSL, from the coding sequence ATGCCGACCTCAGTCCAAGATTACCAGCCCGCCATGACATCTGGCACCACAGCCGTCGCCAATTTGGGCCTGATCACCTCCCGCCCAACGGGCCGGCAGGGCTCCATCAGCGACCCGGAGTCGGCCatgtccaccatcaccgaccagTGtgccccaccaaccccacctcctccgcgaAGCCGcacgccaccaccgccgcccccacCCCGTCGCCGGACCTCTGTCACCGTGTCCATGGTTCACGGCAACAGCGTCGATGAGCTAGGCGCGGAACCCCGTCTTGCTGTTCTCCATCGCATCCCGACTTACCTCCAACCTCCATTGCCATGGCGCGAACGATTGCTGCACTTCACCTTTGCGTGGTACACCGTCACCATGTCCACTTCTGGCATCGCCATGGTCATCGCCCTCACGCCCCATCGCTTCACAGGTCTCGGCACCATAGGGCtgatcatcttcctccttgacctcctggCGTTTTTGTTCATCACGGTGATGATCATCCTCCGGCTGGTCATGTACCAGCACACCTTTCGGCGGGCGTTTACTCGACCCCACGAAGCGCTGTTTATATCCACCCTCTGGCTTTCCATCTGCGCCATGTTGCTCAACATTGACGAATACGGACGGATATTTTTGACTCCGGCGGCATATGTACGACTTGCCCCGTTCATGAGAGTCGCTTTTTGGACCTACCTCGCTGTTACCTTTCTGTTTTCGGTTTTGCAGTATCATTTGCTGTTTACGGTCAAGGAAGAGAGACGGCTGTCGATTGATGCCATGACGCCGGCTTGGATCCTACCGATATTTCCGGTCATGTTGGCGGGCTCGTTGGCGGGTTCGTTGGCCAAGTCACAACCTGCTATTCAGGCTCTTGAGATGATATCTGCTGGGTTGGCGGCGCAGGGACTGGGAATATTGGTGTCGATGTTTTACTATTCAACCTATTTGTCAAGGCTGATGGCGTTTGGACTGCCGGTGCAGAGGCCGGGTATGTTTATTGCTGTTGGGCCACCGAGTTTTACTTGCTCTGCGCTGGTGGCCATGGCGGGTGAGGTACCGAGGATATTGGTGGGCTTGCCGGCGATGGAGGTGATTGCATTTAGTGGTGGAAATCCAGGGGTAAATATCCAGACTCTCGGGGCTGGAATTCGGCTGTTGGCTATGACGACTGCGGTGTTCTTATGGGGGTTGAGCTTTTGGTTCTTTGCGAGTGCGAccacggcggtggtggctgggaTGCCGGATAGGAAGTTTCATCTCAGTTGGTGGAGCTTTGTGTTTCCCAATGTTGGCTTCACGTTGGCGTGTATACGcatggggagggtgttggaaaGCGCGGGAATGCTGTGGTTCAGTACGGTCATGACggttttgttggtggtggcttgggggTTTATTGGGTTTCGGTGTGCGGTGGCCGTGCACAAGAGGGAGATTGTTTGGCCAGGGCATGATGAGGATTCTTTGTGA
- a CDS encoding hypothetical protein (EggNog:ENOG503NWBF; COG:Q) produces MGVQDITNPLFRDKSSASVITAALLSSSVVVLVVAFFRFLRSRSSSQRFIAENNCKPAPAWPQKDPFFALDFILEGFRHFRQKTYLDLWRKYYADLGPTFTLRMRGVQYVNTIDPENIKTILASRFHDYSLSERVEIMGPLLGRGIFVTDGDEWAHSRALLRPNFARDHVADLGMIDRHFGDLMALLRPHAAAGSAVDLQPLFMRLTLDTATEFLFNKSTRTLSLEHARPAEHAFGDAFQLSLDEMGLVLRLGPFRWLRRQSREITDAHKLCRAYVDRFVDEAWALKQGGEKTDNRTYFLKELVESTNNKEKVRDELLNILIAGRDTVASLLGSLLRVLSQRPEIWAKVRAEVAQFEGKLPRYDQLRNLKYAKYCINEALRLWPAVPLNSRLAVRETVLPRGGGPNGDDPVYVPKGGLVNYSVYAMHRRTDFFGADAGEFRPERWEGQIYSWQYLPFNGGPRICLGQQYALTEMLVVLVRFAQEFSHIESSDPTPWQEELHLTVRPANGVLVTLTLAKPA; encoded by the exons ATGGGCGTCCAAGACATCACAAATCCCTTGTTCAGGGACAAGTCCTCGGCGAGCGTCATCACGGCAGCCCTGTTGAGCTCTTCCGTGGTTGTGCTCGTTGTTGCCTTCTTCCGTTTCCTACGTTCCCGTTCATCGTCGCAGAGGTTCATCGCGGAAAACAATTGTaaaccagcaccagcatGGCCTCAGAAGGACCCCTTCTTCGCTCTGGACTTCATACTCGAGGGCTTCCGGCACTTCCGCCAGAAGACATACCTTGATCTCTGGAGGAAGTACTACGCCGATTTGGGCCCGACCTTCACCCTCCGGATGCGGGGCGTGCAATACGTCAACACGATCGACCCGGAAAACATCAAAACGATACTAGCATCGCGCTTCCATGACTACAGCCTGTCGGAACGGGTTGAGATCATGGGGCCGCTGCTGGGACGCGGCATCTTTGTGACGGACGGCGACGAGTGGGCGCACAGCCGCGCCCTCTTGCGCCCCAACTTTGCCAGGGACCACGTCGCCGACCTGGGCATGATTGACCGGCACTTTGGCGACCTGATGGCGCTGCTGCGCCCGCACGCGGCGGCCGGGTCCGCCGTTGACCTACAGCCGCTCTTCATGCGGCTGACGCTGGACACGGCCACCGAgttcctcttcaacaagtCGACGCGCACGCTCTCGCTCGAGCACGCGCGGCCCGCCGAACACGCATTCGGGGACGCCTTCCAGCTCTCGCTCGACGAGATGGGCCTCGTACTCCGATTGGGGCCTTTCCGCTGGCTCCGCCGCCAGAGCCGCGAGATCACGGATGCGCATAAGTTGTGTCGTGCCTATGTGGACCGTTTCGTCGACGAGGCCTGGGCGCTGAAGcaagggggagagaagacGGACAACAGGACCTACTTCCTCAAGGAGCTCGTCGagagcaccaacaacaaggaaAAGGTCCGCGACGagctcctcaacatcctGATCGCCGGTCGGGATACGGTGGCAAGCCTTCTCGGGAGTCTCTTGCGCGTTCTGTCTCAACGTCCCGAGATATGGGCCAAAGTGCGAGCCGAGGTCGCCCAGTTTGAAGGGAAACTGCCGCGCTACGATCAGCTGCGCAACCTCAAGTATGCAAAGTATTGCATCAACGAAG CCCTTCGTCTTTGGCCAGCCGTCCCACTAAACAGCCGCCTTGCCGTCCGCGAAACTGTGCTCCCACGCGGCGGCGGGCCCAACGGAGACGACCCCGTCTACGTGCCCAAGGGTGGTCTCGTCAACTACTCCGTGTATGCCATGCACCGGCGAACCGACTTCTTTGGCGCCGACGCCGGCGAGTTCCGGCCCGAGCGATGGGAAGGCCAGATTTACAGCTGG CAATACCTCCCCTTCAATGGCGGGCCACGCATCTGCCTCGGCCAGCAGTACGCGCTGACCGAGATGCTCGTTGTGCTTGTCCGCTTTGCCCAAGAGTTCAGCCACATCGAGAGCAGCGACCCCACGCCGTGGCAGGAGGAATTGCACTTGACGGTACGGCCGGCTAACGGCGTGCTGGTTACACTCACGCTTGCAAAGCCTGCTTAG
- the THR1_2 gene encoding Trihydroxynaphthalene reductase (EggNog:ENOG503NWBV; COG:Q): MPGVTSNTSSKYNAIPGPLGLASASLEGKVALVTGAGRGIGKEMALELGRRGAKVIVNYANSDSAANEVVQQIKKNGTDAFAVKANVGEVDQIVRLFKEAKEKWGKLDIVCSNSGVVSFGHVKDVTPEEFDRVFNINTRGQFFVAREAYKNLEVGGRVILMGSITGQAKAVPRHAVYSGSKGTIETFVRCMAIDFGDKKITVNAVAPGGIKTDMYHQVCREYIPNGDKLDDEGVDEYAAGWSPLHRVGLPIDIARVVCFLASQDGEWVNGKVIGIDGAACM, from the exons ATGCCTGGCGTCACTTCCAACACTTCCAGCAAGTACAATGCCATCCCCGGTCCTCTGGGTTTGGCGTCGGCTTCGCTCGAGGGCAAGGTCGCCTTGGTAACTGGTGCTG GCCGTGGTATCGGCAAGGAGATGGCTCTCGAGCTCGGACGTCGTGGCGCCAAGGTCATTGTCAACTATGCCAACAGCGATTCGGCCGCCAACGAGGTCGTCCAAcagatcaagaagaacggCACCGATGCCTTCGCCGTCAAGGCCAACGTTGGTGAGGTCGACCAGATCGTCCGTCTCttcaaggaggccaaggagaagtGGGGCAAGCTCGATATCGTCTGCTCCAACAGCGGTGTCGTCTCCTTTGGTCATGTCAAGGATGTCACCCCTGAGGAGTTCGATCGtgtcttcaacatcaacacccgTGGCCAGTTCTTCGTCGCTCGCGAGGCCTACAAGAACCTCGAGGTCGGTGGCCGTGTCATCCTGATGGGCTCCATCACCGGTCAGGCCAAGGCTGTCCCCAGACACGCTGTCTACTCCGGCAGCAAGGGTACCATTGAGACGTTTGTCCGCTGCATGGCTATTGATTTCGGTGACAAGAAGATCACCGTCAACGCCGTCGCCCCCGGCGGTATCAAGACCGACATGTACCACCAGGTCTGCAGAGAGTACATCCCCAACGGCGACAAGCTCGACGATGAGGGTGTTGACGAG TACGCTGCCGGCTGGTCCCCTCTCCACCGTGTCGGTCTCCCGATCGATATCGCCCGCGTCGTCTGCTTCTTGGCGTCGCAGGACGGCGAGTGGGTTAACGGCAAGGTCATCGGCATCGATGGCGCCGCTTGCATGTAA
- a CDS encoding hypothetical protein (EggNog:ENOG503NX1Q; COG:Q): protein MVTNGSSHAKKPEAMHASGVLSEWQRLQKQLTGTGVVSVDGETLTVADVAAVALHGAKARLTDDDDIIRQVNESVAYLAHELEAGHTIYGVNTGFGGSADTRTQDFERLQSAAIQHLNVGILLQSDKGNDNGRNELLRSHALPSPVVKAAMLIRCNSLMRGHSGVRTSVIESIMRLLANDMTPVVPLRGSISASGDLSTLSYIAGAIEGNPDIFVKLGSGKIIPASDALQIAGITPVRLQAKEGLGITNGTAPSCAMASLVIAQANQLALLIQVLTAMGTEALNGTSHNYHPFISSTRPHPGQAEAASNILSFLSNSSISPPFSAESSPKTRLGLAQDRYSLRTAPQWIGPQLEDLLLATKQITTELNSTTDNPLIDPSSSSIHHGGNFQAMVLTSAMEKTSLALQNLGRLIFAQCSEVINNMTSKGLPPNLSADDPSQSFTAKGFDVTMAGYMAELSYLTRPVSASVQVAEMGNQSVNSMALVAGRYAMEGVEILGLMCATYMWVLSQAVDLRVVQMRFREEVRLWLPSLVRDHVFGGSGAGRVEVIERVAGQLGDMILQRWDELAHLDLRERCDKVAKESTGWLLDDEQPFSKGEMVDRFFLSEYRTAVREFLEQHYREQHDMFSDQGQAGEFVGEGGKLVYEFVRKELGIPLNRGVEDHPPLLLRTRAEGEDDHGHGNGTQADPRTKILGTQASNIYEALRKGVLHDRIMKYAEEARLWA, encoded by the exons ATGGTAACCAACGGATCCTCACACGCCAAGAAACCGGAGGCTATGCATGCCTCTGGTGTTCTCTCCGAATGGCAGAGACTGCAGAAGCAGTTGACTGGAACCGGGGTCGTCTCTGTTGATGGCGAAACCCTGactgttgctgatgttgcgGCGGTTGCACT TCACGGCGCAAAAGCACGTCTCACCGATGACGACGATATAATTCGACAAGTCAATGAAAGTGTTGCTTACCTTGCACACGAGCTCGAAGCAGGGCACACCATCTACGGTGTCAATACCGGCTTCGGAGGCAGTGCAGATACCAGGACTCAAGATTTTGAACGACTTCAGAGTGCCGCCATCCAGCATCTCAATGTCGGTATCCTTCTTCAAAGTGACAAGGGCAACGACAACGGCAGAAACGAGCTTCTCCGAAGTCATGCTCTCCCCAGCCCAGTGGTCAAGGCCGCCATGCTGATCCGCTGCAACTCCCTCATGCGCGGCCACTCTGGCGTTCGCACCAGCGTCATCGAGTCCATCATGAGGCTTCTCGCCAACGACATGACCCCGGTCGTTCCCCTCAGAGGCAGCATCTCCGCCTCGGGAGATCTCTCGACTCTATCTTACATCGCCGGTGCCATAGAAGGAAACCCCGACATCTTTGTCAAgctcggcagcggcaagaTCATCCCCGCTAGCGACGCCCTCCAAATCGCCGGAATCACCCCCGTCCGCCTCCAAGCCAAAGAAGGCCTCGGAATCACAAACGGCACCGCCCCCAGTTGCGCCATGGCCTCCCTGGTCATCGCCCAAGCCAACCAGCTCGCCTTGTTGATTCAAGTCCTGACAGCAATGGGCACCGAAGCCCTGAACGGCACTTCCCACAACTAccaccccttcatctccaGCACCCGCCCTCACCCCGGCCAAGCCGAAGCGGCTTCGAACATCCTGTCTTTTCTCTCCAACTCCAGTatctcccctcctttttccGCCGaatcctcccccaaaacccgcctcggcctcgctCAAGACCGTTATTCCCTCCGCACAGCCCCGCAATGGATTGGTCCCCAATTGGAAGACCTTCTCCTGGCAACAAAACAAATCACAACAGAACTCAACTCAACGAccgacaaccccctcatcgacccctcctcaagctcgaTCCACCACGGCGGCAACTTTCAAGCCATGGTCCTGACCTCGGCCATGGAAAAGACCTCGCTTGCACTGCAAAATCTCGGCCGGTTGATATTCGCGCAGTGCTCAGAGGTGATCAATAACATGACCAGCAAGGGCTTGCCGCCGAACTTGTCGGCTGACGACCCCAGTCAGAGCTTTACGGCCAAGGGGTTTGATGTCACGATGGCGGGGTACATGGCTGAGCTGTCGTATTTGACGAGACCGGTGAGCGCGAGTGTGCAGGTCGCTGAGATGGGGAATCAGAGCGTGAACTCTATGGCGTTGGTGGCGGGACGGTACgcgatggagggggtggagattTTGGGGCTGATGTGTGCTACTTATATGTGGGTCTTGTCCCAGGCTGTTGATTTGAGGGTGGTTCAGATGAGGTtcagggaggaggtgaggctTTGGTTGCCGAGTTTGGTGAGGGATCATGTCTTCGGGGGGAGCGGtgcggggagggtggaggtgattGAAAGGGTCGCGGGACAGTTGGGAGACATGATACTACAGAGGTGGGATGAACTCGCGCATTTGGacttgagggagaggtgtgACAAGGTTGCGAAGGAGTCGACGGGGTGGTTGCTGGATGATGAGCAACCCTTTTcgaagggggagatggtggatcGTTTCTTCTTGTCGGAGTACAGGACTGCCGTGAGAGAGTTTTTGGAGCAGCATTACAGGGAACAGCATGACATGTTTAGTGATCAGGGACAGGCGGGAGAATTTGTCGGTGAGGGCGGGAAGCTGGTGTATGAGTTTGTGAGGAAGGAGCTGGGAATCCCGCTGAACAGAGGGGTAGAAGATCATCCGCCATTACTGTTGAGGACCAGGgcagaaggagaggacgaTCATGGTCACGGTAATGGCACTCAGGCGGATCCGAGAACCAAAATTTTGGGAACACAGGCCTCTAACATTTACGAGGCGTTGCGGAAGGGGGTGCTGCATGACCGTATCATGAAGTACGCAGAGGAGGCTCGTCTGTGGGCATAA
- a CDS encoding hypothetical protein (EggNog:ENOG503P1B8; COG:I) translates to MASISLGAFQLYWASIVRTYSPHQIEFFGSLAVQLLFFWVPAIAYTALDYILPSFSARHKLQPAPKQPTWKEIKHCAYIVGRNQLMNTVFALLMLARSHYTGNPSSFQITETPPTLNIFLRDFLISWIVREISFYYVHRLFHTPRFYKMIHKVHHEFIAPVALAAQYAHPIEQVVANTLPVVMAPILLRTHILTFWAFLSWQLIETSTVHSGYDFFGAIAKGHDVHHEKFVVNYGAYGWMDWLHGTGPKQRAMSKNKRN, encoded by the coding sequence atggcGTCTATTTCTCTCGGTGCGTTCCAGCTCTATTGGGCTTCCATTGTCCGAACATACAGCCCTCATCAGATCGAGTTCTTTGGCAGTCTTGCTGTTCAgctgctcttcttctgggtCCCTGCCATCGCCTATACCGCTCTCGACTACATCCTGCCCAGTTTCTCAGCTAGGCACAAACTGCAACCGGCACCAAAACAACCGACATGGAAAGAAATAAAACATTGCGCCTATATCGTCGGCCGGAACCAACTCATGAACACAGTATTTGCTCTCTTGATGCTGGCTAGATCCCACTACACCGGGAATCCCTCGAGCTTCCAAATCACAGAGACTCCTCCAACTctcaacatcttcctccGGGACTTTCTCATCAGTTGGATCGTGAGGGAGATCTCCTTCTACTACGTCCATCGACTGTTCCATACACCCCGATTCTACAAGATGATTCACAAAGTCCACCACGAATTCATCGCACCTGTTGCTCTGGCAGCGCAGTATGCCCATCCGATCGAGCAAGTGGTGGCAAACACCCTGCCCGTCGTCATGGCCCCTATCTTGTTGAGGACTCACATCTTGACATTCTGGGCATTTTTGAGCTGGCAGCTCATCGAGACGAGCACTGTGCACAGTGGCTATGACTTTTTCGGTGCCATCGCGAAGGGACATGATGTCCACCACGAGAAGTTTGTTGTCAACTACGGAGCGTACGGGTGGATGGACTGGCTGCATGGGACGGGCCCGAAGCAGAGGGCCATGTCGAAGAACAAGAGGAATTGA